The proteins below come from a single Aegilops tauschii subsp. strangulata cultivar AL8/78 chromosome 6, Aet v6.0, whole genome shotgun sequence genomic window:
- the LOC109735633 gene encoding uncharacterized protein, producing MEKQFPDLELQHVPRGTNKEADEIAKRASKRQPQEPGVFEERLFKPSATPPTAEPVPPREELPSPPTSGAPACGPTSGARLLLPLEPQEGCWTEESKAYLTQGTFPKKEEDAERVARQATVYYIRDGELYRKRPNDVSLPCISREQGNELLADIHGGDCGHHSSSRTLVGKAFVAGSTGPRHSTTRPS from the coding sequence atggagaagcagtttcCGGATCTGGAGCTGCAGCATGTGCCCCGCGGCACAAATAAGGAAGCTGATGAGATCGCCAAGAGGGCGTCAAAGCGTCAGCCCCAGGAACcaggcgtcttcgaggagcgtcTCTTCAAGCCCTCAGCAACCCCACCAACCGCTGAGCCTGTACcacctcgggaggagctcccctCGCCACCAACTTCAGGAGCCCccgcctgcggcccgacctcgggagcacGTCTGCTCCTGCCActtgagcctcaggaggggtgctggaccgaggaGTCCAAGGCATACTTGACACAAGGCACGTTTCcgaagaaggaagaggacgcagaGCGTGTGGCCCGGCAGGCTACAGTGTACTACATTCGGGACGGTGAgctatacaggaagcggccaaacgaTGTTTCTCTACCatgcatctccagggaacaggggaatGAGTTGCTGGCCGACATACATGGcggagactgcgggcaccactcatcGTCGCGCACCCTAGTCGGCAAGGCTTTCgtagcgggttctactggcccacggcactcaacgacgcggcCGAGCTAG